In Spodoptera frugiperda isolate SF20-4 chromosome 31, AGI-APGP_CSIRO_Sfru_2.0, whole genome shotgun sequence, the genomic window CACTATTTTCTCCCTACAGGTACAATGGGCCACGAGTACGCGCCAGGCAAGTTCGACCTGAAGAAGGGTTCCCTGTACCGCATCGACCCTGACGGCAGCACCCACAAGCTGGCCACCGACATCGACATCTCCAACGGCCTGTGCTGGGACCTGGACGAGAAGGCGTTCTACTTCGCAGACTCTTTCGAGTACACCATCAGAAGATACGACTATGATGTCAACACCGGCAATATTTGTGAGtatttcatttacatacaaGATAAAGCATttacaacacaacgtcacgcctttttatccccgaaggggtaagcagaggttcacattacggcacgtaatgccattatacaatatacatccacttttcaccatttgtgttacgagccccatataataggggatgagccttttgccatatactaggcaaaattccagactccatgctactacagagacattttcgaaataccaaaaaaatccaatagtactttgcccggcagtcgcacttgcgactactcgaccaacgaggcagttaaagcatttatttcagtaaataCTCAAATAGGTACTTTTCAACTATAATTAGAATCAATTGAATATCTGGAAGCAATTAATATTTGACTGAGAATCcttataattaaatgtatagCATTTAATTGATATAGTAAAGTGTATTGTGTGAATATTTCCAGCGAACCCTCGCAACGTGTTCGCGTACAAGGACCACCAGCTGGAGGGCATCGTGGACGGCATGACCATCGACACCGACGGCAACCTCTGGGTCGCCAACTTTGACGGCAACCGGGTAACTGTTATATTCacttattcttatttatactAGATAGTGTATacgcaataataatatttttaattgttatacaaTTTTGCTGTCTACCTTGTATGTAATAGTTTTAACAAATTACTTTTGCTCTCCCTCTTTAAAATagattagaatattttttacacaataCTATGATCAATGGAATCCAGCAGAGTACCCTGTCTTATAATATGACAGAGATAGAGATATATAGGTACAGTACTTTTTCCAACGACACTCACTAAAAGCGCGACAGTATTTCTCAGTAGAAATACTGTCGCGCTTTTAGTGTGTATTTCTCAGTAGAAATACTGTCGCGCTTTTAGTGAGTGTAACATGGGTCAGGACCCATGTTACTTTTATGTGCACTTTGCCACTGTATTGATGCAGACGCGCGACTGCATAGCTACAAAATATCGCCGTGGGCGAGGGGTCCAGGGCAAAAGAGATGCGGTCGAAAAATacgattacatttttattatttcaggtCCTGAAAATTGACCCCAAAAAGGGCAAACTACTTGAGAAGATCCCGATCCCAGCGCTGCAGGTGACATCGGCGACGTTTGGAGGCCCAGCGCTGGACGTGCTGTACGTGACGTCCGCCTGCATGAACCGCGGGGAGGAGCAGCTGCCGCCTGCAGGGTCCACCTTCAAGCTCACCGGCCTCAACGCCAAGGGACACCCCAACAACTACGTCAGATtccaataaattattacattttatatattattgttttttttgtcctttaactacaataatataaaagacGGCGGTGTTGACTGACGTTCTACGTTAAGTCGCTTCACATTTCTAAgataacattaacattttcacTTAGTCTCTTACAGAAATGTTAAAGTGGATTTTTCTTGtcattaatgataaataaatgatatttatttctgtaaataggttataaaataacacttttacacgtcaatatttcaaatagttagatgaggccggcatttcctatccgactactctgagaagaaatgccgaaacaaacttagaggtcatagtctcttttaaagtccagacaatgaaatagaggataatgtgagagaaccgtgcaagttgattgaTGCATTGGTTCATTTCAGTCATTACTTTTAACCTGACAATGTACCACCAGTACAGCTAACTTTCACTTTCATTAAATTGGGGTACTATATACTTATAAgagaaacaacaaaataataatatatttctttaataataattgtaacacgggcatataaacaataaattcattaaaatatttcatataataatatctttgagTTTAGATTACGTATTCATAACAAACATTCAGTCTAATATTGGTCTCCTTGTCATTTTggtttatcataattttatttcaatttaaacaataCCTTACTATAGTTTACatacttacaaaattgtatataggcttatgtaataaaatatttcactaaCTGCCACACACAGAcccatttaatgattacttaaagtattccttagtaacaattttgtatcgaaaacaattgctaaagattgggttaagtaatcatcaaattactctgagtacggcagtaaattACAAATGATTAAATAGTTAAAGCTTAAAGCTAACATTGGGGAATCCTTTGACCCCAAGTCCGGTGACCATGAACGTGGACCCACAGGGAGGATCCTGGGCTCCACGGATGTTGAGGCTTGCGGTGGTAACAAACATGATGTCGTAGTTGGGACCTCCGAAAGTGGCCGAGGTCACTTGCAACGCTGGGATGGGGACCTTTTGCAGTAGCTCTCCAGTTTTAGGATTAATTTTGAGGATGCAGGAGCCTTCGAACACAGCAACCCATAGGTTCCCGTCAGTGTCGATGGTGGTGCCATCTGGGACCCCTTCTATCTTGTTCTTTTCGAAGTCAAAGATGTACTTGACGTTGGCTGAAACAAAGTTTTCTGAATTAAAATGTCTataagtaccaatgtaactttttcagagttatatgtactttctaagattattttaatttctaattataagtttggaatcgccaacccgcattgagcaagcatggtgattaatgctcaaaccttctccatgtgagaagaggctttggtcagcagtaaccacttataggctgatgatataTAGCTTAGAACTCGTGGAAGTCCTTCAACCAAAAAATCCCAATCAAATATCAACTTACAAATGTCTCCAGTGTCCACATTGTAATCGTATCTCCTGATGTTCTTCTCGAGTGAGTCGGTGTAATACATGGCCCTCTCCCGGAGGTCCCAGGCCAGGCCGTTGGAGATGCTGACCTCTTTGACCACCTTCGTCATCTTGCCTCCATCCAGGCGGAACAGGTTGCCTCTGTTGTAGGTGAAGTTGCCTGGAGGATCCTCGTGGCCCATGGTTCCTGTGGAAGAAAATTTTAGGATGAATATTTGATTACGTCAAATTCCTTTCCACATAGGTAGCCTTCACCaatttattgtgtatttcttATAACTTTGGCCTGTATCTAATCACGTAAACTGTCGAGTATCGTTGAACACTTAACATAAGCCGTAATTAACAGGCACTTCTGTAATCTCGTGACTTTATGCTAACCACGCGTCGTTTGAACAAGTAGACTAATATCTAACTTGTGGATTTAAGAAGAAATATTTGGTTTACATGAAAGTCTTCAATATCTGACCTGCAAAAACTCTGCCCCTAGGATCAGCTTTGCCATCGTTGATCCTGTTGGTGGGTATGTCACGGTCCACCTCTCCGAGCTCCTTCACCACGGTGGCCGGGCTCCCATCAGCCCCATCCCACCTGATCACCTGGAACTTGCGCTCCACACCCACTAGGAACTGGTCAGTGGTGCCCTCTACCGGCACTATGAAGCCCACACGACCGCCTGCAACAGTTCAGAAGAATTGTTTAGCATTGATTATAAATTAACAATGATAAAAGAAAGAAGGTGAATTTAAAGAGAGTGATAATATCGTCCAGAGGGAAATGATTGTGAAAATTTCTAGTAgttcttttttagttttatttacgagcatagatttaaaaatataataactttgaGAGGCTTTTCGAAAAATAATAGCAGCTTCATAGTGTCTACCACAAATGTAGCCTAACTAAGTAAGTCCCACTTACAAAGAGCTAAAACAAACCGAACTATATTGCCAACTCACCAACTTTGGTCTTGGTGTGTACTCCGGTGGCGGGCACGTACTTGTGGATGGTGTGCTCCTGGATGCTGACGAGGAACAGCGCCTGCTGCTGCTCGTCCCAGTGCGGGCCCTCGCCCAGCAGCAGGGGCTCCGTGATCTTCTGCACTTTTACCGACATCTGGGAGGCGTGGGCAAGGAAATTATTagctttttattactttctttgCCTTAATGTGGTTTTTACCATGGATTATCTGAATTCCCTTTTTACGCTATAGGTTGATGAACTGATTTTTTGATGGTCATCGAAACTGAAATGTTCAATTCCTAATAGGTTTTTTCAAATTCTTTTCCAATATGGGGATGGCCCTTTTCAGAAAGTCTTGCTGTAGATTTAGTTAGGTATGTTATCAACTTACGGAACTTATCAACACACATCTAACCCTGGAtttaatctaaatatataaattgttttcaattaaGATTTCATTAAGTGTGAAATTAGTTCTGCTCATTTGAAGTACCTAGGTTGGTACCTATTCTCTAGCTGTGCATCACGTAACCACAGACGATTGTTGAGATTAAAAAGATATGAATCTCGTAGAAAATGTTTGTCCAAACATTATTATCTAGAACTTaagtgttttataataatatttatacgtAAACCTAAGCATTCCCTATTGTCTCATTGATGGAGTCACCGCAAGTGTGACTTtcgatgtaggtaggtactactacTAGGGTCcacacttaccgccgtactcagagtcatttaatgattcctTAACCCAGCCCTaagcaatcgttttcgatacaaaatcgttactaaggaatactttaagtaatcatttctCTGCGTATGGCAATTAGACATAAGGAAGTATAGGTACCTCTCTTTAGGTGCCTATATTATGTTTGGGATTATGCAAGCCTGGATGTAAGAGGAAAACTAACTCAATCAACAACACTCAATCAAGATTATACCCTCAGATACGATATCTCGATTACACTGCAATTATTTTCATGAACCTACTAATGTTGTTAATACAAGAGTAATTAACTGGTTGATTAATAcgagataaataaaaacaagcaatAAATTGCATGACAAAACTATTTTGTCGATAGTGTCGATACATACCTAAGTAGTTTATTTCGCACTAATAAAAGTGGAAAGTCATTTTCAGAGATTAGGGATAACTAATTACGACTATTTACTATTTGACTATTGTTTAGGGTCGATAGTCCGTCGATGCCATCGATCGACATCGGTTGACATTGATCGATTAATATGGTAGGTTCAATTGGTGTGGCAGAAATTATCGATCGAAGTCGACttatccattctaccatcgatcgacgATCGCTCGATTGATGTGGTAGTACCCTTACAAATACTGTATTAAATAGGTGTTTTTTAAGTACTAGGGCTTAATCCTCTCCGGAGCTGGTCTAGTTAGAGGTCTCGGTGCCCTTGTCGGTGCTAAAGGTGACCACCagagtggttttagtgaggtagaaatcccacactccctagtctttctcccccaAAAAACTAAGCGACTTTTGAAGGTATTTTTCCAAAAGCTTTGTGCAATTAAGCTACACATTGCATGACAGCCGATTGCCGCAAGTTAGATCCCATTgggaaaaaaaacaattttttatgctattgaaattatttatgttttggtGTGATGTGTAGGTACCGGTATAcgtaatgtttacaaacaaatcaacGACACATGAAATCTTACACCTAGTGACGGGTGGGCGCAAGTTTAATATCATTCAAAAGCCAAAATATTGTCTTAAAATACttcgaaattaatttagtttcgaGTAATAGGCATCCATACTTATCAGtacaaaatgtttatagttaagtaagtattatataaCGAAATAGTTCAAGCACTGATAACACACTTGAAAAACATTAAGTTTAAAGTGTAGATAAAGCGATGCTTACCTATCTAGTTTAAGTTTTGATTTATCAATAGTTTAAGTGTCTATTATTTTCATGTAAGTAGCTGTTGAAATTATCTTGTAACACTTATTGTAATAGTAGGTAAGTGCTTGGAAATATTTATGTAGTACCTATATATTGTAAATACCAACCTAACTATCTAGTatctacttaggtacctacttattttgttTCGTCAATTTATGTTACCGAATATTTCTTCAAACAGTAGATCTctaacaattaataaatcataaaaaaaattgatatattattaatttttaaccaaataaagttatattacatttagaaaataataattcatcacgcttgaataatatgtacatacttaaatgcaaaactttaaagaaaatattttcacggaaaaagaattaaaaaattattcaaactacGAGTCACTGACCTCTTAATTAATCAACGAATCATgcacaacttaaaataaattacaagacAACTAGCAGTAACCACATACCTTGCACCGCGGGAGTCTCTCGGCAAATAACGCCGGTTGCAATtgacaaacaataaatatctaaatcTTCACAAACGTGGACGTTATGATAACTAACTGTGCGTTTCCGTCGCGGTAGGCTCGCTACCAAGCCAAACAACTGGCTTATTGATACTACTCACGATAACAAGCACTTGTTTCTACAAGGTCAACCGATTGTCCCCCTGAGTACTACGTCTGTAAAGATGCACTCATTACAAGACCTGCCCCTATAAAGGAGCTCTTTAATTCATCATAGACTGCGTACTAGTTCACAATAAAACATCTATACTATTTTACTCGTGTCGCGATAAGAATTTTGAACTATTAGACTATATTATGCACTTGTTTTCGTGTCCTAGAAAACACAGCTCACGTTTATGTGcaatataagtaggtaaatcAAGTAGGATTAAGGAATTTATGCAGTTACAAACAAGATAATATTTAGATAAGCACTACTTAGTACTTATgcaataatgaataaatataaagttatttatttacttttaaagtttCAAACATTTTAGGTTACCTGTCAAACCAAGTTGCACAGCCACCGGCACTCACGATAGTTTGATCTTAATTGATAGAGAGGTAGCAACGAACAACCAATGTTAAGTTAGTCGATTGCTATCTCAATAACTCGCCAATTATTTTACGCAACAGTACTCATAGGCGCAGACCCCACACTATTTCCAGTTAtgcctttttattattattatttacaaagtcGTGAGAGTGCATCCGTTATTACAAATATCCACTTTACTCAAACTAGAACTTCTCTTGATACAGTATATAAAGTAAACATGAGCTGCCTTAcaaggcacaattccagatttgATAGGAAAATTATTCACCATGAAATACTTAATCAAgagtacaaaacaaatattgaattttagcATATTTCTATCTGTATAAGATTAAATTAATCATTCACCTAAGTACCGAAGGTAATCAAgttgaaataaaacacacatgAAAAATCAGTTTACATTTATTGATGGAATTTTGAAAAAGAATTACAAATAACATCTCAAAGGCGGACATTACCCTAACTTTGAGCACTGTACAACCATATAGTAAGACATACATGTACCTATAATAGTATTATTCACAACacaattattgtatttactaaTGTATCTTTAACACTGATATGACAACAAGAATTTTGTTCTACGGCAGTGATGTTGATCGTCAAGATGCTACTCATGGATGACACTGCTCGTTTCTATCATACATCAAAGTTTAACTTGGCACACAAACTTATACAACTACGCTGAGaacaaaacatatatattttacgCCCTAACTGACGAGATTACAAGTAACTGACGGTATACTTAAATAAAGTAACACTAGACTATAGTTACGTAAACATTAATTAACGACTAACATAAAATTCTAACCCCTAGTGATTTAAACTAATACTGAAAAccgaaaattataattaacatgaACATGACACGTAACCTGTCGCAAGAACACTTGTATTTtctctttaatattttctttaacaacTCTGTAAAACATTCAAGATTTCGCTACTATACGCAAATATATAAATCTATGCGTAATAtacagtaaatattaatatataattatgttcgaaGTGTAAATGTGAAGTATAATAACCATGGGCGGAATTAAGGTACATCCTTAgtgatcaataaataaacaatcaaatataaggaataatatttgtatatacaGACAAACTCATCTGCCTGTTATGTAATTATAGTAATAGATATAAAGCGATCTGTTCTCGTATTACAAATGTCTGCCAACAACATAAACCAATCGTTACTGAGATTACTTGAGAATCACAGccaaatacttaaataaacaatccAAAACACGAGTCAATTTTGTCATTGTCTGCAGACGTAACAAGCGGTCTCAAACCGGCACGCGTAAACAAGATTATAGCAACGAAAGGaactgttaaattaaatatggcGTACTACACGTGTATATTACTGAATGTTCCCAAAAAGGAGATCTCAATTTCCCTCGGCTCTATCTCTCCAGCCTCTGAGACATAAATGCAGCGTGCACCGACTAACGTACTAAATGCAGAGACTAGGCGATTTAGAgaaaatatctataataataCTAATGCAGTTGTCTTGTAAACAAGGTTACTGATGGTCCCGCTTACATTAAATGTTAATAGAATTTGAACAAGTACTTAAATACAAGTAAACAACTAACAAACCCAAGCACCAGTTTTCTTacgaatgttatttttaaatgagatCAAAGTAGGATACTTGATGTGTTCACGTTatttaattcacattttagtaTTAAGTGCTGAATGTTTGATTGGAGATTCAAAAGGTCTGCGTTTATATTGAGCTTGAGATCGGagaatatttaaaagtaaatctaCTCTTAGTGCGAACCTAAACAGAGGCGTGTGAAACCGTCTTGACTTActctaactaaactaaaattaagCCGAAAAGAAACTTATCACTACACAAGACTCGACTAATATTGCGACTTGGTACAGAGCCCATACAAACTAGCCGAGGCTGAATAGTCAAACCTGCGGCTAAGGTGTAACTAGAGTACATGTGTCGTGACAAgcgataaaaaaatacttaagacTCAGGAAACTTAAATTTGCGacataaaaactacaataaattgTCTTAAAATTTACAGTTTCACCTTACATTACAAGGAATGATATACAGCGCCTAACAACTACGTaacatttgtatgtatgtataatgctgtaacatacaaaaatatcacgCTTACCCTGTTCTAATCAATTTTGCAGCACCAATGAACACTTGTGGATTAACAATTTCAAAAACGGTTTCTATATAGTAATTATATAGTATACTACATTTAATTGGCATACAAAAATGGAGAAGGTTTCAGTCAAATTGATCACAGTAATGGAAGTTAACAATCGGGAATTTGAACGGGTTCAGAAACTAACGTTGTGCGACCTTCGTCCCTTATGTTAAGTACAAGTACATATAATGGAATTTTACTACTTTTCAACAACAGTTATTGACGAATGTTTATTCCCACatcgtaataaataacaaatgaacGTGCCATTCTGTGCCAGGTATCTGCAACTAATGTTAGAAGTATGAAACATAATGCTAGGCTGTTACTTTGAACGAGTCTTTGATGTATAATTGACTTTTCCAATATTTGTCTATATAATTGACGCGAGTCGCAAATGTATCCCACACAGCGTGGCACAATGTAATAATGCAACATTGACACGTTTTATCGAATATTTTCCACGTTAATTCGTATACTGATCTTATGATGACAATTGTCGTCGTATACTGAATTCAGTCACATTAGTAGCTCATGTTGCTATCAAGCCACTAGTGAACAAGTTGTAATCGGCTGagtgaaatgaaatattaattgatgGTAAACATTTGGCaactttatattatatcattCAATCACGCAGCCGATAGTTCAGATGTTTATCTGGACACACACTGATACATAAACAGTAAATACATGGCTAGGAACTACATgtttgttcaaaatatttagatCACTTTAAAGTTCTTTCATAAGTCTAAGTTAATGATCAATTCAGTGCATATCCagtttattattgtgtatattacAAGTACACATAAAAAATTAGCTTCACAAATGTAATATGTGTATGTTAATATGTATTCAGTGATAATATCGTttgttataaataggtactcaaattttaaactaaaatggaattgaattctattttagaatacaatttgattagtattttaattacgtAATTAGTTTGACCACAATCTAGTGTGACGGATGTATTTGTAATGATCTTGTAATGTGAATGATAGGgtaattaattacatagttCCTGTTAAGTATGAGTTCCAACTACACTTGGAATGTGGTAAACTGAATTACTTCCTCGACGCTGGCGTTGACGGACAGCACATAATATATCAACCACatccattgttttgtttgttaatagCCTTGTAAATTTAATCATGTTGATGTACCGATTCAACTCAAATTAGTCGCATAACCGACTACGAGATTGACATAGTATTTTTAGCAGTGAAGACACACAATTCGGTAAACAGTTTAAATTGAAACTTGTCCATTATTCGAGTAAATTTTGATAGAGATTGTTATTGAAACTGAAAGTGTAACTGTACTTTTGTCTGAATAATTTTAGTGTATGTTTTATTCTAAAATGACAGTGATGAAATAACTTTAGTCGACAGTTTTGATTTTTCAAATGAATCATTTATTAAAGCTTGAGTACACAAAATGGGTATTAAGTGTGCTCAGCATCAAGAAACTGATGATGTATTTACCTAATGTGTGTGGTGATCCTTGAATGATGATGAGTTATGGAGCATGGAGACGCTGGGACGGCCTGTGATAAAtcaaataacatattatgtagatttgAAGATTTAGTAGAGTGCAAAATGTGTATTATGTAGATTGATGTATGCATATACAATttgacaacaaaattaaaacaagctGTTAATCCAAGTACATAACAGAATTGTGGCCAACCTCCGAGGGTTGGTAAGCAGAAGGCCCCCCAAGGGGGAGTCCTTCATTTAGCAGTGAATGTTTTATGCATAATGATGGTGAATAATATGatgatattaatttgtaaagttTGCAAGCATTATATTGTTAGGGTCAtactatttatgtacttttgaaTAGAGGGATTTATGTACTCAagctttttatgttaaacgtgtgtgtatgtgtgtgttgatCGGTACGTGTAGTAGGTTTACTTGTGCTCTACGTGGTGTGGGTGTGGGTGTGGGTGCGGGGGCGGGTAGTGTGGCGCGGGGGGGTAGTACGCCTGCATGCCTCCCTCGTAGACACCTTCCTCGTAGCCCACGTAGCCCATTCCACCCATCATGCCCATCATAGCTGCAATAGAAGTTTCGTTTATCATCAGAAATGATATAAAGTCAAATGAGTTCCATGTAAGAACATACTGATTGCCTATAATTCATACTACATGTAACAGAATAAACAGGACATTGCAGATGCTGGTATACACCATGAAAATAAACAGTTTGCTGTCGGTGGTACAGAGTCACGAAAAGGTATTTTGTGAGTACTTTCTTACCGGGATCAGTCTCAACAGGGTAGTATTGTATGGGGTACATAGGCGGTGGGTATGGGATGTATGGCAGGGTGATCATCGGTTGTTCCATCACACACTCTCCCTCGCCAGCGCCGCTGTAGCCAACGTGAGGACCGCGCGGCTCGCCGTGAGAGTTACGACTGAAACCAGGAAAGACTCAATTAGTacttttgttttcattgaaaatttgTGCACAGTCTGAAATTAAGTTATGTTCAACGTACCGGTTGTTAGGGCCCTTGTTGCCCATATTGTTGTTGTGCTTGTTCTGGTTGTGGTTGGAATTTTGATTGCCGTCCTGGTTGCCGCCTCCGCGCTTGAATCTGTTACAAAATGAAAATCATACAGCTATTATTCCCTGGCCACTTCACGACAAGAAGAAATGTAAGGgtgaaaataatagttttaccGAGACACCGACCTGGGCCCGAGCAGAGGTCGCTGGCCGTTGCCCTTGGGCTGGTTGTTGAGCGGCGGCTTGTCGTTGTTGGGCGCGGGCTTGTGCTTGTGGTGGTCGGGCGCGTGGTGCGGGCGCTCGGCCAGCGACACGTGCGCCAGCTCGTGCGCCAGCTCGCGCGGCGAGTAGTGGCGCGGCGGCCCGTACGTGGCCCACACGCACTCCACGCCCAGGTTGTAGTAGAAGCGCAGCGTGGGGATGTCGTTCATGGGCAGGTCGGAGCCGTTGGGCTGCATGCTCTTGAACACGTGCGCGTTGAcgccgggcggcggcggcggcggcacgTGCGCgtgcggcggcgggggcgcgtgCGGCAGGCCTCCGCCCCCGGCCGCGCCCCCGCACCACACCACGCTCTTCACGCCGCACACGTAGGGCGCGCACGCCCCGCCCGCGCCCACGCCCGGCATGGCGCCCACGCCTGCCACCGGGTACCCGTTGCCTCCCACGCCTCCTCCTCCAGGATTCATCACGTCTACAGACAAAACTTTGTTTTAAGTATACTTTGTACACAATGGTTAagtcgaaacaaacaaactctttcctgcgatttactaaaaataagaaTGACGTGATCTACAAAATAACGGGCT contains:
- the LOC118276488 gene encoding regucalcin-like isoform X2; its protein translation is MCLVINAFLKAFEDLPTIPYLQFNMAPELKAVTGPVTLGEGPHWDHEEQALYFVSIFDYTVNKYVPETGKHTKAKLEGMPTFIIPIEGKKHHFAISLNRKVVEIEWDGEENTAKVVRTIAEVDQDVPNNRFNDAKADPRGRLFAGTMGHEYAPGKFDLKKGSLYRIDPDGSTHKLATDIDISNGLCWDLDEKAFYFADSFEYTIRRYDYDVNTGNISNPRNVFAYKDHQLEGIVDGMTIDTDGNLWVANFDGNRVLKIDPKKGKLLEKIPIPALQVTSATFGGPALDVLYVTSACMNRGEEQLPPAGSTFKLTGLNAKGHPNNYVRFQ
- the LOC118276488 gene encoding regucalcin-like isoform X5, whose translation is MAPELKAVTGPVTLGEGPHWDHEEQALYFVSIFDYTVNKYVPETGKHTKAKLEGMPTFIIPIEGKKHHFAISLNRKVVEIEWDGEENTAKVVRTIAEVDQDVPNNRFNDAKADPRGRLFAGTMGHEYAPGKFDLKKGSLYRIDPDGSTHKLATDIDISNGLCWDLDEKAFYFADSFEYTIRRYDYDVNTGNISNPRNVFAYKDHQLEGIVDGMTIDTDGNLWVANFDGNRVLKIDPKKGKLLEKIPIPALQVTSATFGGPALDVLYVTSACMNRGEEQLPPAGSTFKLTGLNAKGHPNNYVRFQ
- the LOC118276488 gene encoding regucalcin-like isoform X1, producing MFLHNYTLPFITNFLALTLSSYKPPMAPELKAVTGPVTLGEGPHWDHEEQALYFVSIFDYTVNKYVPETGKHTKAKLEGMPTFIIPIEGKKHHFAISLNRKVVEIEWDGEENTAKVVRTIAEVDQDVPNNRFNDAKADPRGRLFAGTMGHEYAPGKFDLKKGSLYRIDPDGSTHKLATDIDISNGLCWDLDEKAFYFADSFEYTIRRYDYDVNTGNISNPRNVFAYKDHQLEGIVDGMTIDTDGNLWVANFDGNRVLKIDPKKGKLLEKIPIPALQVTSATFGGPALDVLYVTSACMNRGEEQLPPAGSTFKLTGLNAKGHPNNYVRFQ
- the LOC118276488 gene encoding regucalcin-like isoform X4, with amino-acid sequence MKLHEKERWSCQMAPELKAVTGPVTLGEGPHWDHEEQALYFVSIFDYTVNKYVPETGKHTKAKLEGMPTFIIPIEGKKHHFAISLNRKVVEIEWDGEENTAKVVRTIAEVDQDVPNNRFNDAKADPRGRLFAGTMGHEYAPGKFDLKKGSLYRIDPDGSTHKLATDIDISNGLCWDLDEKAFYFADSFEYTIRRYDYDVNTGNISNPRNVFAYKDHQLEGIVDGMTIDTDGNLWVANFDGNRVLKIDPKKGKLLEKIPIPALQVTSATFGGPALDVLYVTSACMNRGEEQLPPAGSTFKLTGLNAKGHPNNYVRFQ
- the LOC118276488 gene encoding regucalcin-like isoform X3, which encodes MFASILVFVLFSQRAVCVYGMAPELKAVTGPVTLGEGPHWDHEEQALYFVSIFDYTVNKYVPETGKHTKAKLEGMPTFIIPIEGKKHHFAISLNRKVVEIEWDGEENTAKVVRTIAEVDQDVPNNRFNDAKADPRGRLFAGTMGHEYAPGKFDLKKGSLYRIDPDGSTHKLATDIDISNGLCWDLDEKAFYFADSFEYTIRRYDYDVNTGNISNPRNVFAYKDHQLEGIVDGMTIDTDGNLWVANFDGNRVLKIDPKKGKLLEKIPIPALQVTSATFGGPALDVLYVTSACMNRGEEQLPPAGSTFKLTGLNAKGHPNNYVRFQ
- the LOC118276390 gene encoding regucalcin — translated: MSVKVQKITEPLLLGEGPHWDEQQQALFLVSIQEHTIHKYVPATGVHTKTKVGGRVGFIVPVEGTTDQFLVGVERKFQVIRWDGADGSPATVVKELGEVDRDIPTNRINDGKADPRGRVFAGTMGHEDPPGNFTYNRGNLFRLDGGKMTKVVKEVSISNGLAWDLRERAMYYTDSLEKNIRRYDYNVDTGDISNVKYIFDFEKNKIEGVPDGTTIDTDGNLWVAVFEGSCILKINPKTGELLQKVPIPALQVTSATFGGPNYDIMFVTTASLNIRGAQDPPCGSTFMVTGLGVKGFPNVSFKL